The Christiangramia salexigens genome includes the window ATTATTAATTATTGGTTTCGTTAACTGGTTCTTCTTTAATATCTCTTAAAGTGACTTTTGCTGTGATTGGAACATTACTACCAATCTTATTGCGGTCACCATAATAGCCATAAGCTTTATGAGAAGGGAATAGGAAGGTTACTGTTTCTCCTTCTCTCATAAGTTTTAAACCTTGCCTTAAGCCGGTGAAAAGCTTTTCCTTGTCTATGGCATATTCTTTTGTGGGTTTTTCTCCTATATCATAGATAGGATCTCCATCTAATGTGGAAATCGTATAGTCGAAAACCACGATATCTCCAAATTCGGGTGTTTCGTGGATACTATCTTCTACCTTGTCGTTATAGTAATACCAGAATCCATCTGA containing:
- the gldI gene encoding gliding motility-associated peptidyl-prolyl isomerase GldI; this translates as MKIKPIILLILIVSACKSPEARYPVSRSSGSYIDESVALNKKMIAKEEDQIKKLMANDPDTEYLSSSDGFWYYYNDKVEDSIHETPEFGDIVVFDYTISTLDGDPIYDIGEKPTKEYAIDKEKLFTGLRQGLKLMREGETVTFLFPSHKAYGYYGDRNKIGSNVPITAKVTLRDIKEEPVNETNN